The genomic window TTCATGTTCTCGGCGACCTCGTCCGGGTTGAACGTGATGGCCACGTAGAAGTACGTGAAGCCGACGATGAGCGCCAGGTACAGGAGCATGTAGAGCGGGTGGTCGCCCTGCGTCAGGTAGTTCTGGATCCAGACGACCCAGGCCTGCGGCTCCTCGCCGGCTGCAGGCTGGTTGAACTGCGCGATGAGCGCAGGCAGGTACAGCAGCGACGAGGCGAAGATCACCGGCACGACGCCGGCCATGTTGACCTTGATCGGGATGTAGGTGTTGTTGCCGCCGTACGTGCGCCGGCCCACCATGCGTTTCGCATACTGCACCGGGATGCGGCGCTGCGACTGTTCGACGAACACGACCGCGACGACGACGAGGATGCCGATCGCCAGGACGATCGCGAACACGTCCCAACCCTGCGTGATGCCGATCGCCCAGAGCGAGCCCGGGAAGGTCGCGGCGATCGAGGTGAAGATGAGCAGCGACATGCCGTTGCCGATGCCGCGCTCGGTGATGAGCTCGCCCATCCACATGATGAGGCCCGTGCCGGCGGTCATCGTGATGACCATCAGCAGGATCGCGTACCAGGCGTCGTTGGTGAGCAGCTGCGTGCACTCGGGCGCCGATGCACCGCTGAACAGCGCACCGGAGCGCGCCACGGTGATCAGCGTCGTCGACTGGAGCACGCCGAGCGCGATGGTCAGGTAGCGCGTGTACTGCGTGAGGCGCGCCTGCCCGGCCTGGCCCTCCTTGTAGAGGGTCTCGAAGTGCGGGATGACCACGCGCAGGAGCTGCACGATGATCGACGCCGTGATGTACGGCATGATGCCCAGCGCGAAGATCGACAGCTGGAGGAGCGCGCCGCCCGAGAAGACGTTGACGAGCTCGTAGAGCCCCGACGCCGTGCCCTGCGCGGACACGAGGCACGCTTGGACGTTCGAGAAGTCCACGAACGGGGCCGGAATGAACGACCCCAACCGGAACAGGGCGACGATGCCCAGGGTGAAGCCGATCTTCCTCCGAAGGTCGGGGGTGCGGAAGATGCGCCCGATGGCGTTGAACACTCGTCCTCCTGTAGCTCCGTCGTGGAGTCAGTCCATATGCGGCTCGAGCCTGTCGAGACCCCCGTGAATCATACGCGAGGTCCCGACAGGCTCGAACTCGAAGTGGTGCTGCGGTCTTACTGGACCGAGCCGCCCGCGGCCACGATCTTCTGCTCGGCGGAACCCGAGACCTTGTCGACCGTGACGTTGAGCTTGACCTGGATGTCGCCGTTGCCGAGCACCTTCACGCGCTCGTTCTTGCGGACGGCACCCTTGGCCACCAGGTCGGCGATGGTGACGTCGCCGCCCTTGGGGTAGAGCTCCGCGAGCTTCTCCAGGTTGACCACCTGGTACTCGACGCGGAACGGGTTCTTGAAGCCGCGGAGCTTCGGCGCACGCATGTGGTACGGAAGCTGGCCGCCCTCGAAGCCGGGGCGCACCGTGGTGCGGGCCTTCGAGCCCTTGGTGCCGCGACCGGCGGTCTTGCCCTTCGAGCCCTCACCGCGTCCGACGCGGGTCTTGTCCTTCTTGGCACCGGGCGCGGGGCGCAGGTGGTGCACCTTCAGGACCGGCTCGCGCTTCTCGGCGACGTCGGCCTTGTCCGCCTTCGCGGGGGCCTTCTTCGCCGGAGCCTTCTTGGCCGGAGCCTTCTCGGCGGCGGCGTCGTCGGCCTTCGCGGCAGCGGCCTTCGCCGGAGCCTTCTTCGCAGCGGCCTTGGGGGCCGCTTCCTTCTCGGCGGCGGGCTTCGCCGCGGCCTTCTTCGCAGGAGCCTTCTTCGGGGCTTCCGCGGCGGCGTCGATCTTCTCGTCAGCCATTAGTCAATCTCCTCAACCTTCACGAGGTGAGCGACGGTGTTGACGTACCCGCGGTTCTGCGGGGTGTCCTCACGCACGACCGACTGGCCGATTCGCTTGAGCCCGAGGCTGCGCAGCGTGTCACGCTGGTACTGCTTCTCACTCACCTTGGACTTGATCTGGGTCACCTTGAGCTGCTTGGCCATCAGGCACCTGCCTTCGCTGCTGCGGCGGCCTCGGCCGCCTGGGCCTCGGCACGCAGCAGACGGGCCGGGGCGACCTCGTCGTAGTCGAGGCCACGACGTGCGGCGACCGCACGCGGCTCCTCGAGCTGCTTGAGGGCCTCGACCGTGGCGTGCACGATGTTGATGGTGTTCGACGAGCCCAGCGACTTGCTCAGGACGTCGTGGATGCCGGCGCACTCGAGGACGGCACGGACCGGACCACCGGCGATGACACCGGTACCGGCCGAGGCCGGACGCAGCAGCACGACACCGGCAGCGGCCTCGCCCTGCACCGGGTGCGGGATGGTCGCGCCGACGCGCGGGACGCGGAAGAAGTTCTTCTTCGCCTCCTCGACGCCCTTCGAGATCGCGGTCGGGACCTCGCGCGCCTTGCCGTAGCCGACGCCGACGAGCCCGTTGCCGTCGCCCACGACGACGAGCGCCGTGAAGCTGAAGCGGCGACCGCCCTTGACGACCTTCGACACGCGGTTGATGGTCACGACGCGCTCGAGGAACTGGCTCTTCTCGGCGTCGCGGCCGCCACGGTCGCGGCCCTGGCCGCGGTCGCGACCGCCGCCGCGGCGACCCTCGCGCTCGTTGCGCTGCGGCTCGCTCGATGCGGCCGTCTCGACGGGTGCCTCTGCGGTGGTCACCTCGGTCTCCTTCACAGTGTTGTCGCTCACAGGTTCAGCCCTGCCTCTCGCGCACCTTCGGCGATCGCTGCGACGCGGCCGGCGTACTTGTTGCCGCCGCGGTCGAACACGACCTCCTCGATGCCTGCCTTCTTGGCGCGCTCGGCGACGAGCTCGCCGACCTTGCGGGCCTTGGCGGTCTTGTCACCGTCGAACGCACGGAGGTCGGCCTCCATGGTCGACGCGCTGGCGACGGTCACGCCCTTGCTGTCGTCGACGACCTGCACGAAGACGTGGCGGGCCGAACGGTTCACGACGAGACGGGGGCGGACCTCCGTGCCGACGATCTTCTTGCGAAGGCGGGTGTGGCGGCGCGAACGCGCAGCCGTCTTGGACTTCACAGCCATGATTACTTACCTGACTTTCCGGCCTTGCGACGCACGACCTCGCCGGCGTAGCGGATGCCCTTGCCCTTGTACGGCTCGGGCTTCTTGATCTTGCGGATGTTCGCGGCGGTCTCGCCGACGGCCTGCTTCGAGATGCCGGAGACCGTGATCTTGTTGTTGCCCTCGACGGTCAGCGTGATGCCCGCGGGGGCCTCGACGGTGACGGGGTGCGAGAAGCCGAGCGCGAACTCGACGGCCGAGCCCTTCTGGGCGACGCGGTAACCGGTGCCGACGATCTCGAGGCCCTTGGAGTAGCCCTGGGTGACACCGAGGATGTCGTTGGCGATGAGGGTGCGGGTCAGGCCGTGCAGCGAACGCGAGGCGCGCTCGTCGTCGGGACGCGTGACCACGACCTGGCCC from Agromyces sp. LHK192 includes these protein-coding regions:
- the rpsE gene encoding 30S ribosomal protein S5; the protein is MTTAEAPVETAASSEPQRNEREGRRGGGRDRGQGRDRGGRDAEKSQFLERVVTINRVSKVVKGGRRFSFTALVVVGDGNGLVGVGYGKAREVPTAISKGVEEAKKNFFRVPRVGATIPHPVQGEAAAGVVLLRPASAGTGVIAGGPVRAVLECAGIHDVLSKSLGSSNTINIVHATVEALKQLEEPRAVAARRGLDYDEVAPARLLRAEAQAAEAAAAAKAGA
- the rpmD gene encoding 50S ribosomal protein L30; protein product: MAKQLKVTQIKSKVSEKQYQRDTLRSLGLKRIGQSVVREDTPQNRGYVNTVAHLVKVEEID
- the rplR gene encoding 50S ribosomal protein L18 — translated: MAVKSKTAARSRRHTRLRKKIVGTEVRPRLVVNRSARHVFVQVVDDSKGVTVASASTMEADLRAFDGDKTAKARKVGELVAERAKKAGIEEVVFDRGGNKYAGRVAAIAEGAREAGLNL
- the rplF gene encoding 50S ribosomal protein L6, with translation MSRIGRLPIDIPAGVDVKIDGSAVTVKGPKGELSLTVASPIEVKLEEGQVVVTRPDDERASRSLHGLTRTLIANDILGVTQGYSKGLEIVGTGYRVAQKGSAVEFALGFSHPVTVEAPAGITLTVEGNNKITVSGISKQAVGETAANIRKIKKPEPYKGKGIRYAGEVVRRKAGKSGK
- the secY gene encoding preprotein translocase subunit SecY is translated as MFNAIGRIFRTPDLRRKIGFTLGIVALFRLGSFIPAPFVDFSNVQACLVSAQGTASGLYELVNVFSGGALLQLSIFALGIMPYITASIIVQLLRVVIPHFETLYKEGQAGQARLTQYTRYLTIALGVLQSTTLITVARSGALFSGASAPECTQLLTNDAWYAILLMVITMTAGTGLIMWMGELITERGIGNGMSLLIFTSIAATFPGSLWAIGITQGWDVFAIVLAIGILVVVAVVFVEQSQRRIPVQYAKRMVGRRTYGGNNTYIPIKVNMAGVVPVIFASSLLYLPALIAQFNQPAAGEEPQAWVVWIQNYLTQGDHPLYMLLYLALIVGFTYFYVAITFNPDEVAENMKKYGGFIPGIRAGRPTAEYLDYVLTRITFPGSLYLGAVALIPLIAFALVGANQNFPFGGASILIIVGVGLETVKQIDAQLQQRHYEGLLR
- the rplO gene encoding 50S ribosomal protein L15, whose product is MADEKIDAAAEAPKKAPAKKAAAKPAAEKEAAPKAAAKKAPAKAAAAKADDAAAEKAPAKKAPAKKAPAKADKADVAEKREPVLKVHHLRPAPGAKKDKTRVGRGEGSKGKTAGRGTKGSKARTTVRPGFEGGQLPYHMRAPKLRGFKNPFRVEYQVVNLEKLAELYPKGGDVTIADLVAKGAVRKNERVKVLGNGDIQVKLNVTVDKVSGSAEQKIVAAGGSVQ